GTTGGCGATCGAATTATTTTCGCTTGCAGTTAGAGGAAAAAGATTTTTCCCATCTCCTGCAGTGTGATAAAGCGCGACAGAAGCGCCTGCATTGTGCATTTGGAGAAGGTCGCAGTGATATTTGAATTTTGCTTTTTCTGCGGCCTTTTGATAGGCATACAATGTTCCCAGTCCGGTTCCAGCACCTCCAGCCCAATTTTCCGCGATAGTGATGATCAATGCGCCTGGCTTGCAGATCTCTTTGCTTGAGGAACGCAGCCTTTTATGCCAGAACTCCTCTTGCGAGGAGTTCCGGGTGGAGACGATCACGATATCGAAGCCTTGCCTCATCGTGGGCAGCTATCCTGTTTTAATGGAAACAAAATGCATGTAATCGCCCTGTTTTACAAGAAGCAGTATCGGTTTTTGGGGATCTGCTTTAGATATCTGCTGATTAAAGGCTTCCACTGAATCGATCTTGACGTGGTTGACTGCAGTGATCAGGGCTCCCTGCTTAATTCCAGCCATAGCAGCAGGGCTGCCTGCGGAAATTTTGCTGACGACCACTCCTTTCAAATCGACATAGCCGAGATTGTGCGCGATATCTGCTGTCAAAGGTTTGACTTCGATCCCAAGTTTATTCGTTTTGGAGGAGGCGATTTCCTCTTCATCAGGGAATTCTCCAACTGTGAGTGGAATGTGGATTTCTTTTCCGTCGCGTAAGACTTTTAAAGTGATTTTAGAGCCGGGCTTCATAAAAGAGACAGCATTGCGTAAGCTGGAGATTGTCGAGACCTCTTTTCCGTTGTAATCCAGAATAATATCTCCCTGTTTCAAACCTGCTTTTTGCGCTGGCGAGTCAGGGGTCACATCGGAAACCAAAGCTCCCTTTACTTTGCTTAAGCTGAACGATTGAGCTAAGTTGTTGTCGATCGGCTGTAGATTGATGCCGATAAATCCGCGGGTCACAGAACCGTTTGCGATCAATTGTTCCATAATGTTTTGGATCATATTGCTTGGAATGGCAAAACCGATTCCCATATATCCTCCGGAACCCATATTGGTGACGATTGCTGTGTTCATTCCAATGACATTGCCGTCGAGGTCGAGAAGCGGCCCTCCGGAATTTCCTCTATTGATTGCAGCATCTGTTTGAATAAAGTCTTCAATGCGCGCAAGGTCCAGGCCGCTGCGCCCTTTTGCGCTGACCACTCCGGCTGTAACTGATGCCTGTAGGCCAAGGGGATTGCCGATAGCGATGACCCACTGTCCCACTTCAAGGTCATCTGAATTTCCAAGATTGAGATAAGGAAGGTTTTTATCGTTGATTTTGATGACGGCGATATCGGTGCTGCTGTCGATTCCGATCAATTCTGCATTGTATTCTCTGCCGTCATTGAACAAAACAGAGATCTCTTCTGCTCCGTTGACAACGTGGCCGTTTGTCAGGATATAGCCGTCTTCACTGATGATGAAACCGGATCCCTGTCCTGTTTGGTATTGAGGTTCTTGCGGATGTGCCGGGCTGCGCGGACGGCGTCCAAAAAAATGGCCGAAGAAATCGTCATGGTTGAAAAAATCGAAAGGATCGCTGTCTCCAAATTGAAAGGAATTTCTTTTAGTTTTGGATTTGACTTTTACTGAAACGACTGCAGGCGTTGCTTTTTTTACGACCTCTGTAAAGTCCAGAGATGTCCTCCCTAGTGGTTGATCTTTGCAAAATCCGCTGATGGGAAAGCAGACGAAGGCCATAAAAGCTGCAACCATCGACCATTTTTTCGCGTATGAAATTGAATCGGGCTGATGATTCATATTGATTGCCTCTCTTTATTTTTGATCAAGAAAATACCTCTATTTTTTTAGGAAATTTCTGGAAAAAATTCAACCTTTCAAAAAAAATTAAATATTTAGAATTCCCAAAGCCATGATCAACGCTCCTTTTTCCAGTCTGTCAATGCCAAAGTGCTCGTTGGGTGCGTGCATGTAATCATCGGCTAGGCCAAGCCCAAGCAGGATCACTTCCGATCCGCTAGCTTCTGACAATGCATTGATGATCGGAATCGATCCCCCTTCGTAAGTATAGCTGATGGGTTGTCCGAAGACCTCCTCATAGGCTTTGGAAAATGCTTGCACTCCTTTCGAACGGATGTCGCTGCGGCAAGCGCTTCCTGAGCCAGGATGTACGTTGACTTCAACTTCTATTCCTTCAGGGGCAAGGCTTTTCAAATATTCAGCAACGAGAGGCCCGATCTGTTTAGGGTCCTGCCTTGGGACAAGTCTGCAGGAAATCTTTGCGGAGGCTTGTGCAGGGATGACTGTTTTGAACCCGTCGCCTGTGTAGCCTCCGTGAATTCCATTGATTTCAAGCGTTGGACGTGTCCAGGCACGTTCAAAAGGGGTCAATCGGGTTTCCCCTCCTGTGGGTAGAGCTCCGAATGCTTGATGATACTCCTTTTCATCGAAATCCAGAAAGAGCCTCTCTTTTTCACGATCATTGATAGGGGATACAGAATCATAAAAACCGGGAACGGTAATTTTTCCCTCCTTATCTCGGCAGCTGGATAAGATGTGCACGAGGGCGTGGATGGGATTGAAGACGATGCCTCCATGGACTCCTGAGTGCAAGTCGGTATTAGACCCTTTGACAACGATGTCCATGGTCAAGATGCCTCTCGTCCCCAGCGTAATAGCGGGAATATTCGGCCCTGGAATGCCCAGGTCCACAATGGCTAAGTAGTCAGCTTTAAGCTCTTGGCTTTTCTCTGCTAGGATCCCTTCAAGTCCTTCACTTCCTGTTTCTTCTTCACCTTCGATGAGCCATTTAATATTGATTGGGTAGCCGCCGTTTTTCTCCCTCAATAGCTTCAAGGCTTGCATCACGTAAAAACACTGTCCTTTGTTGTCTTGAGCCCCTCTTGCATAGATTTGCCCATTGCGGATCGCTGGCTCAAACGGAGGCGACTTCCAAAGTTCGAGCGGGTCCACCGGCTGTACGTCGTAGTGATTGTAGATGAGAAGAGTCGGTTTGCTTGGGCCTGCGCTGAGATCCTCTCCAAACAGGATGGGGTGCCCTGATGTTTTCCACAGTTGGGTGGTAAGTCCAAGCGAATTCATCTTCTCTCTCAGCCAACCTGCGCACTCCAGAAGATGCGGAGTGTATTCCGCTTCTGAACTGATGCTTGGAAATGACAAAAATTTCTGGAATGCTTCCAAAGCTTTTGCTTCAGATTGCTTATAGGAATGCCTGAGTTGATCTAAGGTTTTCATGGTTTGGTATTTTCTAAAAAAAACTTTTGTAAGTAAAGATAATTCCTACCCCAAGCAGAATAAAGTAGAGGATCAAACTGAGCCTGACGTGTTGATGGTGTTTGGCGATTAACAACGGGTCTTTTTTTGTTGCCTCTAAGAAATCGATCCGCTTTTGGATGCTGTAGTGGTGCCAGCAAGGCACTTGATGAGTGCCGCCGGTGGCATGTCCGATTTCGTCCAGTGCAAGCTGCATATCCTCTACAGGAATGCCCAACTGATACACATGCAGATCTGCCTGCCTTTCGAACAAGCGGGAAAAATAGCCGAATACCACGCGTAGATAGATGAAAAAAACGAGGGAGTAAAGGGCAAAAAATGTAAAAGAAGAGGCGATCGGCTCAAGCAGCGGCGTTCCTAGAGCAAACAAGACCAGTATGCCAAAGATGACTGCAGGATAATATAAGAGGTGCTTGTGTGCACAGTGCCCGATTTCATGAGCTAAGATGGCATTGATCGATCGGGGAGAAAGCTCGTTAAGCAGGCGTTTTGTAAACATGATGTAGCGGAAGCGGGGGAGAATGCCGATGATGGCGGCTGTGTAGGAGTGGTTTAGCACCGTCCAGGTTTTTATTCCTGCATGTTTAAATTGTGCCTTTACACAGAGGGCGTCCAGATTTTGCTTGAGTTTGCTTGAAGAGAGATCGCGGCATTTCCAAATACGTATTGTTAACGGCGGATAGAATAAAACGATTAGGAGAAGAAGCGCTAGTAAGCCGATTGTAAAAAGCGCAGAGTAGCTTCTGCTTAATTCCACCTTGTCTGCTGGAATCAGTGTGATCGCATCCATGATGCAGGCAATGAGAAGGAAAGGCAGGCAGAAGGGAAGTAAAAACCGGAGATGATTGATCGCATAGAGATTAGCAGAGCTGGCTAATCCACGGCTTCCGGCTGGAATACGGGGGTAGGCGCTTCGGTGGAAGACGTAGAGTCCTCCAAAATAAAGGGTGAGCGAAGCTGCCGAGACAAGGAGTATAGATGGAAAAATCAATAGGGAGTGAATGGCTAGCAGAAACAAAATGAGGAGCGCATTTGCTGTGGCAAGCAGAATGTGGTGAGTGTTTCGCAGCCATTTTGAAAAGAGGATATTTTGAAGAGCAATGAGTATCAGAGTGAAAATGTAGGCTGCGGATCCTAAGAGAAAAGCTGGCAATGGAGAGAGGGTTAAGGGAGGCTGTTGATGCTGCGGTGAAAAGCTGATGATGAGTAACACCACTGTAAGATAAAAAATTTGGGTGAACATTGCCTGGAATTGCCCCATTCATTTAAAATGTTTTCCAGATTATGAAGAAAAAACGTGTTTTGGTTAAAGTTTTTCTAGCGATTGCTTTAGGTGCTGCCGCTGGTTTAGCCGCCGGTAAGGATGCGGGAATTTTTGGCATTCCCTGGATTCGGATTTTTAATCTGATGGGGCAGCTTTTTTTGAATGCTCTAACTATCGTTGTCGTCCCTTTGGTCTCCTCGTCGATTATTACAGGCACTGCACGAGTGGGGGCTGACAAAGAATTTGCCAAACTTGGGCGGCGTACATTTTTCTATTTTATTTTGACAAGTCTCATTGCAGTCTTAACGGGATTGACTTTGACTTTGCTTATCGGGCCCGGAGATTCGGTCGATTTTAGGCTCCTGTCGGAAATATCGCCATCTCCTGAAATTGTGGATCTGCAAGGAGCAGCTGCGGGAGGGTTGTTTGATAAATTCGAAAATATTTTGTTCCGCCTTGTTCCGTCCAATATTCTTTCTGCCGCTGCTCAAGGGCAGCTTTTGGGATTGATCTTCTTTAGCTTGCTCTTTGGCTATTTTATCCCTCGCGTGGATAAGGAGCTTTCAGAAACAATGCAGCGTTTTTGGGATGGCGTTTTCCAGATCATGATGCGCATGACTCATCTTGTGATGGAATTCTTGCCGATCGGTGTCTTTGGATTAGTGGCAAAGGTGACAGCGACCACAGGTCTTGGAACTGTCAAGCCGGTTTCTATTTTCTTTTTAACTGTGATGGCTGGCTTGGGAATCCATATGTTTTTCATGCTGTCTTTTCTGTTGAAAGCAAGAGGCGGCATCAATCCTCTTCAACACTTCAAAGCTGTCTTACCTGCGATCGTCACCGCATACAGTACGAGTTCATCTGCAGCGACGTTGCCGGTCACCATCGAGTGCATGGAAGAGCGGGCAGGTCTCCCTAACAGCTTATGCAGCTTTATCCTGCCTTTAGGCAGCACCGTTAATCTTGCAGGAACAGCTCTCTATGTGACAAGCGCTGTAATCTTTATCTCCCAGGCTTATCATCTTGAGATGAATCTTGCAACTCTCCTCCCAATCATCGTTCTTGGCCTTTTTACAAGTCTTGGGATGGTGGCCGGCATCCCTTCAGGAAGCATTGTCAGTATTGTCATTATCTTGCAAAGCATTGGACTTCCTTCTGATGGGATCGTGTTGATTTTGGCCGTGGAAAGGATTCTGGATATGTTCCGCACTTCGGTTAGTGTTTATAACAACACGTGCTGCGCTTCTCTTGTTCATGAGTGGTAGATAGCGGCAGGGCGTGTTTTTTCAGGATAACCAAGATGTTTCATCATGCTTTCCACAGCGTGGCTGTGAGATTTGATTCTGGAGTTGAAGGCGCTTGGTATCATGAATTGTTTACCAAAATTGCCTGGTGTGCGCACTCCTAATGCGCTTAGGAATCGATCGAATAGGTGTGTAATCTGAAGATCGGTTAGCCAATCTTTTTTGACGGTCAAGTGAGTGATGGTTTGGCGTGCTATTTTCAACCGTTCTGCTCCAATCTTTTGTTGCAAGCCGGCTCCTAAAGGGACTGCATTCACGCAAAACGCTTCCTTTTGATGCATGAGTGCGGCATATGAGGCCAGCGATGCGCCGTAGCATTGTCCGGTAAAGATCACTTTTTTTCCTGAAAAGCGGGGATCTTTAAGCAGATCGGAGACTAGCTGGTCTGCTTGTTCGTAGATAGCAGGGACTCCTCCAAAGATATTCAGGCATGTATTGATGATCGGCAGTGCCGTTATTTTGTGTCTTTCATCTGCATTGTATGGGATTTCGGATTTATCCGATCCTTTGGCGCCAAAGGTAATTAAATAGACATCTTCCTTTCTTACAACGGTGGCTTTTAGCCCTGTCTTTGGATCGAAGAAGCATCTCTCCCTTGATTCAATCGTCTGATCTATTTCTGAAAATGATGCGGGTGTTTCGATATGATAACCAAAAGGTTCTATCCATTCCGGATTGCAGTTATGAACAAAAGCGCAACTGCACGCAAGGTCTATTTTTTCATGCAACTCTTTAGAAGACATATCCGTTCTATCGTTGAAAGAGTAGCCGAACGTTTCTTTCGATCCCATGTAGCGCTTGGGGAACTGTAATATTTCTTTTAGAATATGTAAGATTTTGAGCGTGAGTTCTTTCAAACGGATAATGCCCTGTTCGCAAGCGAGAGCAAACTTGCTAGGCTGACTATGAGCTGTTACAAGACTAACCATGATGGACCTCCTTCATCATGACGGTAGTGAGCGGAGGGATTGTTACCTTGTAGCTTTTTCCTTTGCTTCCGGAGACGATGTCCACAGCAAGGTTGATTTGTCCTGAACCGCCAAATTCTACGGCATCGCTATTGAAAATTTCCAGAGGGGCTTCAATGGAATTTGCGCTGCATTTGATCGTGAACGTGCGCTCCTTGTCTGTGAAGTTGTGCAGGCAGACGCAGCTATCTCCAGAAGAGCTTTTCCTGCGGTAAGCATGTACTTTTTTCTCGGGGTCTTCAATCCACTCAAGATCATGCCCGTTATTATCTGATTCCCATAATTCCTTATGTTCCCGGTAGAGGGTATTCAGCCTGGCTATCATCTCGAGTATTTCTTCTTTCTCTCGGGAAGGATCGGCAAAAGACTCATGCGAAGCAAACGCTTCCAGCCAGGAATTTTCGTTGCCTGAATCGCTTCCCATGAAAAGCAGCTTTTTCCCGGGCAGGCACATCATGAAACTCAGCATCGCTTTAAGATTGGCCAGCTTCTCTTCTTCAGTCAAGTCGGGAGTTAAAGCAATGAGTCCCTTTGAATGGAAATCGTCGTGCGACAGGGCCATTACCTGCTTGTGGAAATTATCGCTTTGGATCGCTTTTTTTAGTTCTTCATATCTTTTCGAACGGTTTTTTGGAGAAATTTTAAAAAAGGACAATGCACCTTTTAACCAGCCGACGTGCCATTTCATGTCGAAGCCTAAACCGTCAAGCCAGACAGGCTTGGTGACGGATGTATCGCCTGAATACTCTTCGGCAATTGTGACTGCTCCCGGGCAATGCTCATGGACAACAGCATTCAAATCCCGCATGAATTGATTAGCGGATTGCTGATCCTCACTGTTGAGCATGCTGCGTACGCAGTCTACGCGCAGCCCGTCGATATGCATCTCTTTCAGCCAAAAGGCGGCGCTCGAAATCAAAAATTCCCTTACTGATTTTTTGCTATAGTCAAAATGTTTGCATCCGTAGGAAAAGGCCAGTTTTCTAATGCTAAGTTGATACTTCAGTCCGCTAGCTTCATATAAGTTGGAGCCGTCAAAATCCATCAGGCCATAATCATCTTTTGCGAAGTGGGCGGGAACCCAATCCATAATGATTCCGATGCCGTTTGCATGCAGGTGATCGACCATGAATTTAAAGTCGTCGACCGAACCCATGCGGCTGTTGGGAGCGAAATATCCCGATACCTGATAACCCCAGGACTCTTCATAAAAATGTTCTAGAATCCCCATGGGCTCCACATGGGTATATCCTACTTTTTTACAATGTTTGACTAGCTCACTTGCCAGCTCGCGATAGTTTAAGGGTTTGCGCTCTTTTCTTTTCCAGGTAGTGGGATGGAATTCAAAAATGCTCATTGGTTTAGGCTTTCCCTTATCGCTTTCCCGTTGTGTCATCCACTCCTTATCGTTCCATTCAAAAGTTGAGTGGGTGACGATCGAATAGGGTGCTTGATGTTTGTTTGAAAAAGAGGTATAGGAGCGGCTATAAGGATCGATCTTGATTTTGCCATCGACGACATAGTGATAGCGCTGTCCCTGCTTGATTTGGCCAAAGATTGTTTCCCATTCCCCCTTGCTATTTTTTTTCATTGGCGCTTCGCAGAATAGATTTTCCTGTTCGTCGTACAGCCGGACTTTAACGCCGAGCGCATGCGGAGCGTATACCCTGAAAGTTGTCTCATCCTCTCGATAAAAAGCTCCATATTCGTTGTATCTGGTATGATTGACATGCTTTCCATAAGGCGAAGGGACAGCAATGCGCCAATCAGTCGGCACTGTGGAATAGGTTTGATACAGTTCTGCGCTATCCAATCCGCTCTGGTAGTATTGCTGCATATACGATTCTTCAGGGAAAGTTTCCGCTTTTTTTGCGGGGTCGACCACGATCTCACGTGCAACGGCGTCAATTCTGTAGACGCTGTTTTCTTGCCGTCCTCTGTTTCCTATCCGTCTTTTTGCGTTTTCATAGGAAAATCGATACTTTTCCGCAGGAGTAAACCCTCGTGGAGAGCTATGCCATCCATATTTTTTCCCCTCTTTCATCAAACGGCTCATGATTGCCCTCTTTGATGAGTCGCTTTGCTCACCCCAGAATTTAAGGGATTTTGCAACCACTGCTGCGGCCGAATTGTCAACACTTCCCTCTCTTTCGAACAGGAAGCCATTAAATGCATTCTCTTCTTTTTCAGGGGAGATAATGGTGTCGGCAAGCCCGCCGGTATTCGAACCGATTGCCAAAGAGCCGAACAGCCATCCTTCAAATTGCACAAGCCCGCAGGGTTCAAATCTCGAAGGCACATACAAGAAATCCGAAACAGCCCTTAGCAAAGATCCCATTCCGGGGCGTTCCGCGTTGCCTTGCTGGAAATGGATGCGTCCATCAGGATCCTTGTAGTCGCGCACGAAAAGGACCCCTTCTTTGTATTTTTTCTCTAGTTTGTCCAGTATGCGTGCGGCCTCGGGGTCTTCCCCCATGCCCATTGCTATAAATTGGCCGCCGTTTTCGAGGGTGGCCTCGATGGCCTCTTCGAACTTATCGACTCCTTTCTGATAGCTATCGAATCGCCCAATGAAAGTGACCAGCGGTTTGGAAAAATCAATCTTTGACTCCGGCATATATTTCTCTGTCCATAACTGCAGCTGCTCTCTGGCCAAGCCTTTTTTCTCCAGTATGTCTTCGTCATCCGGCCCATAAGAAAGGTTAAGGGGTTCGCCGCTTTTTAGATCTTTCCACTTGACTAACAGCGGATCGGTTTTCGGATCCCATCGATCCGTATTCGTGCCATTGACGATCCCAACTAACTTGCCTACTTTTGCAGCTTG
This genomic window from Waddlia chondrophila WSU 86-1044 contains:
- a CDS encoding dicarboxylate/amino acid:cation symporter translates to MKKKRVLVKVFLAIALGAAAGLAAGKDAGIFGIPWIRIFNLMGQLFLNALTIVVVPLVSSSIITGTARVGADKEFAKLGRRTFFYFILTSLIAVLTGLTLTLLIGPGDSVDFRLLSEISPSPEIVDLQGAAAGGLFDKFENILFRLVPSNILSAAAQGQLLGLIFFSLLFGYFIPRVDKELSETMQRFWDGVFQIMMRMTHLVMEFLPIGVFGLVAKVTATTGLGTVKPVSIFFLTVMAGLGIHMFFMLSFLLKARGGINPLQHFKAVLPAIVTAYSTSSSAATLPVTIECMEERAGLPNSLCSFILPLGSTVNLAGTALYVTSAVIFISQAYHLEMNLATLLPIIVLGLFTSLGMVAGIPSGSIVSIVIILQSIGLPSDGIVLILAVERILDMFRTSVSVYNNTCCASLVHEW
- a CDS encoding glycogen/starch synthase, with translation MTVSAIEKIDSFSSFFNFDARKNEMDLQMKICVDLSSDTQAIAKSKELVKKVKLNKLQVLILKIINFVMKIFNAEFNKIDGLLTSNRCAKLLHRKYTEILNPEKMDYPAQLKHEQIETWVQSGLTYLQQVQFQKLESQLAAFEEKTADATPEQLYKEYKSLPKFLRELLRKVVRERYAETVKENPLLLLKKEENSTTAIEEIARIIHSQADAYSKLNALDAQEDQRDLQTVIAKNDLIFSRRRNKEKVIYDVSTEGVLGDLSETLLEKPITVTMVGVEYAGLVKQGGLAEALEGLSRGIKEQNEQNRVKLIFPKYSHLPKNIQEQLHDPVVHSGKNGTFNVYRLDINGVECYFIEDPSFVLSEEKPDIYGPDMQTQATRFAKFSELAAELIWEQKDTDVIHLHDWHVSGVGLKLKQDHQEEWQSGEIPPVLFTFHNNNRCAQGRILLGAYNYDPVVKGFQDSGITSKNDNLFVSTLMSADAMTTVSEMFGLESQQEKFGEGVSFAVRQAAKVGKLVGIVNGTNTDRWDPKTDPLLVKWKDLKSGEPLNLSYGPDDEDILEKKGLAREQLQLWTEKYMPESKIDFSKPLVTFIGRFDSYQKGVDKFEEAIEATLENGGQFIAMGMGEDPEAARILDKLEKKYKEGVLFVRDYKDPDGRIHFQQGNAERPGMGSLLRAVSDFLYVPSRFEPCGLVQFEGWLFGSLAIGSNTGGLADTIISPEKEENAFNGFLFEREGSVDNSAAAVVAKSLKFWGEQSDSSKRAIMSRLMKEGKKYGWHSSPRGFTPAEKYRFSYENAKRRIGNRGRQENSVYRIDAVAREIVVDPAKKAETFPEESYMQQYYQSGLDSAELYQTYSTVPTDWRIAVPSPYGKHVNHTRYNEYGAFYREDETTFRVYAPHALGVKVRLYDEQENLFCEAPMKKNSKGEWETIFGQIKQGQRYHYVVDGKIKIDPYSRSYTSFSNKHQAPYSIVTHSTFEWNDKEWMTQRESDKGKPKPMSIFEFHPTTWKRKERKPLNYRELASELVKHCKKVGYTHVEPMGILEHFYEESWGYQVSGYFAPNSRMGSVDDFKFMVDHLHANGIGIIMDWVPAHFAKDDYGLMDFDGSNLYEASGLKYQLSIRKLAFSYGCKHFDYSKKSVREFLISSAAFWLKEMHIDGLRVDCVRSMLNSEDQQSANQFMRDLNAVVHEHCPGAVTIAEEYSGDTSVTKPVWLDGLGFDMKWHVGWLKGALSFFKISPKNRSKRYEELKKAIQSDNFHKQVMALSHDDFHSKGLIALTPDLTEEEKLANLKAMLSFMMCLPGKKLLFMGSDSGNENSWLEAFASHESFADPSREKEEILEMIARLNTLYREHKELWESDNNGHDLEWIEDPEKKVHAYRRKSSSGDSCVCLHNFTDKERTFTIKCSANSIEAPLEIFNSDAVEFGGSGQINLAVDIVSGSKGKSYKVTIPPLTTVMMKEVHHG
- a CDS encoding dipeptidase yields the protein MKTLDQLRHSYKQSEAKALEAFQKFLSFPSISSEAEYTPHLLECAGWLREKMNSLGLTTQLWKTSGHPILFGEDLSAGPSKPTLLIYNHYDVQPVDPLELWKSPPFEPAIRNGQIYARGAQDNKGQCFYVMQALKLLREKNGGYPINIKWLIEGEEETGSEGLEGILAEKSQELKADYLAIVDLGIPGPNIPAITLGTRGILTMDIVVKGSNTDLHSGVHGGIVFNPIHALVHILSSCRDKEGKITVPGFYDSVSPINDREKERLFLDFDEKEYHQAFGALPTGGETRLTPFERAWTRPTLEINGIHGGYTGDGFKTVIPAQASAKISCRLVPRQDPKQIGPLVAEYLKSLAPEGIEVEVNVHPGSGSACRSDIRSKGVQAFSKAYEEVFGQPISYTYEGGSIPIINALSEASGSEVILLGLGLADDYMHAPNEHFGIDRLEKGALIMALGILNI
- a CDS encoding M48 family metallopeptidase encodes the protein MFTQIFYLTVVLLIISFSPQHQQPPLTLSPLPAFLLGSAAYIFTLILIALQNILFSKWLRNTHHILLATANALLILFLLAIHSLLIFPSILLVSAASLTLYFGGLYVFHRSAYPRIPAGSRGLASSANLYAINHLRFLLPFCLPFLLIACIMDAITLIPADKVELSRSYSALFTIGLLALLLLIVLFYPPLTIRIWKCRDLSSSKLKQNLDALCVKAQFKHAGIKTWTVLNHSYTAAIIGILPRFRYIMFTKRLLNELSPRSINAILAHEIGHCAHKHLLYYPAVIFGILVLFALGTPLLEPIASSFTFFALYSLVFFIYLRVVFGYFSRLFERQADLHVYQLGIPVEDMQLALDEIGHATGGTHQVPCWHHYSIQKRIDFLEATKKDPLLIAKHHQHVRLSLILYFILLGVGIIFTYKSFF
- a CDS encoding DegQ family serine endoprotease — encoded protein: MNHQPDSISYAKKWSMVAAFMAFVCFPISGFCKDQPLGRTSLDFTEVVKKATPAVVSVKVKSKTKRNSFQFGDSDPFDFFNHDDFFGHFFGRRPRSPAHPQEPQYQTGQGSGFIISEDGYILTNGHVVNGAEEISVLFNDGREYNAELIGIDSSTDIAVIKINDKNLPYLNLGNSDDLEVGQWVIAIGNPLGLQASVTAGVVSAKGRSGLDLARIEDFIQTDAAINRGNSGGPLLDLDGNVIGMNTAIVTNMGSGGYMGIGFAIPSNMIQNIMEQLIANGSVTRGFIGINLQPIDNNLAQSFSLSKVKGALVSDVTPDSPAQKAGLKQGDIILDYNGKEVSTISSLRNAVSFMKPGSKITLKVLRDGKEIHIPLTVGEFPDEEEIASSKTNKLGIEVKPLTADIAHNLGYVDLKGVVVSKISAGSPAAMAGIKQGALITAVNHVKIDSVEAFNQQISKADPQKPILLLVKQGDYMHFVSIKTG